The following proteins are co-located in the Trichormus variabilis 0441 genome:
- a CDS encoding methyltransferase domain-containing protein — protein MPDKWNPEQYERFQAERSRPFYDLVDLVQPQENLRILDLGCGTGKLTQYLHDTLAAKETLGIDASEKMLSVASQFAGNRLRFEQGRIEDSPGEGKFDVVFSNAALQWLTGHEALFEKLRDKLQPSGQLAVQIPTMDDEPVHQLAVETAKEFSQELGGYTRRLEVLTPSAYAKLLYKLGFVQQQVKLQIYGHVLPSREAVVEWYRGTLLTAYESQLDSQTYEQFVQRYQQKLFQVLPDERPFFFPYKRILMWGKI, from the coding sequence ATGCCAGACAAATGGAATCCAGAACAATATGAACGATTTCAAGCAGAACGAAGTCGTCCGTTTTATGACTTAGTAGATTTGGTACAACCCCAAGAGAACCTACGAATTTTAGATTTAGGATGTGGAACAGGAAAGTTAACCCAGTATCTCCATGACACATTAGCAGCTAAAGAGACATTGGGCATTGATGCTTCTGAGAAAATGCTGTCTGTGGCTAGTCAGTTTGCAGGTAATAGGTTGCGATTTGAGCAAGGACGTATTGAAGACAGCCCAGGTGAAGGAAAGTTCGATGTTGTGTTTTCTAATGCTGCTTTACAGTGGTTGACAGGACATGAGGCTTTATTTGAGAAGTTGCGAGACAAGCTGCAACCCAGTGGACAGTTAGCTGTACAAATTCCCACGATGGACGATGAACCAGTGCATCAGTTAGCAGTGGAGACAGCCAAAGAGTTTAGTCAAGAATTAGGGGGATATACGCGACGTTTGGAAGTACTGACTCCATCAGCGTACGCCAAACTACTTTATAAATTAGGCTTTGTCCAGCAACAAGTGAAGTTACAAATTTATGGCCATGTATTGCCTTCACGAGAAGCCGTTGTGGAATGGTATCGTGGCACATTACTCACAGCTTATGAATCACAATTAGATAGTCAAACCTATGAGCAGTTTGTGCAAAGGTATCAACAAAAATTATTTCAAGTCTTGCCCGATGAGCGTCCATTTTTTTTCCCCTACAAGCGGATTTTAATGTGGGGAAAGATTTAA
- the glyQ gene encoding glycine--tRNA ligase subunit alpha yields the protein MNFQSVIATLHQFWAERGCLIAQPYDIEKGAGTKNPHTFLRALGPEPWAVAYVEPCRRPTDGRYGENPNRVQHYYQYQVLIKPSPDNIQDIYLDSLRALGIRPEDHDIRFVEDNWEDATVGAWGTGWEVWLDGMEITQFTYFQQCGGIDCRPVSIEITYGLERLAMYLQEVEAITKIHWTDDITYGDVFLQNEIEQSTYNFEASNPELLLTLFSLYEQEATQLTEKGLVLPSLDYVMKCSHTFNLLDARGVISVTERTRYIARIRHLARKVANLYVEQREKLGFPLLKNVPVAQ from the coding sequence ATGAATTTTCAATCGGTAATAGCTACGTTGCATCAGTTTTGGGCTGAACGCGGTTGTTTGATTGCCCAGCCTTACGATATTGAGAAGGGTGCAGGGACAAAAAATCCGCATACATTTTTAAGGGCTTTGGGACCGGAACCTTGGGCAGTGGCTTATGTTGAACCGTGTCGTCGTCCTACTGACGGGCGTTATGGTGAAAACCCAAATCGTGTCCAGCATTATTATCAGTACCAAGTTTTGATTAAGCCATCGCCAGATAATATTCAGGATATTTATCTGGATTCGTTGCGGGCTTTGGGTATTCGTCCTGAGGATCACGATATTCGCTTTGTCGAGGATAATTGGGAGGATGCTACGGTTGGTGCTTGGGGTACTGGTTGGGAAGTTTGGTTGGATGGGATGGAAATTACTCAGTTTACTTACTTTCAACAGTGTGGAGGTATTGATTGCCGTCCGGTGTCAATTGAGATTACCTATGGTTTAGAGCGATTGGCGATGTACCTGCAAGAAGTGGAGGCGATTACGAAGATTCATTGGACAGATGATATTACCTATGGTGATGTTTTTCTGCAAAACGAGATTGAGCAGAGTACATATAATTTTGAAGCGTCTAATCCTGAGTTGTTGCTGACACTGTTTAGTTTGTATGAGCAGGAAGCTACCCAGTTAACGGAGAAGGGTTTGGTTTTACCCAGTTTAGATTATGTGATGAAGTGTTCGCACACGTTCAATTTGCTGGATGCTAGAGGCGTGATTTCTGTAACAGAACGCACTCGTTACATTGCTAGGATTCGTCATTTGGCGCGGAAGGTGGCTAATTTATATGTTGAACAAAGGGAAAAGTTGGGTTTCCCGTTGCTAAAAAATGTCCCTGTTGCACAGTAG
- a CDS encoding DUF4079 domain-containing protein, whose translation MVNWSEVLEPIAAWFRSLGVPEPIVHWGHPLMMAIVIFILGSYVGWAGWRGKLLEEKDNDGAIKNRIAHRQLAPLLFLFLAGGYTGGVLSLVMQHKPLFESPHFWTGSLVLFVLLINGGISLSGFGGDKKILRAVHAYLGSVAIAILFVHAVLGFNLGISL comes from the coding sequence ATGGTGAATTGGAGTGAAGTTTTAGAACCGATTGCGGCTTGGTTTCGTTCTTTGGGGGTTCCTGAACCGATTGTGCATTGGGGACATCCATTGATGATGGCAATTGTAATTTTTATTTTGGGTAGTTACGTTGGCTGGGCTGGTTGGCGAGGTAAGCTGCTGGAGGAGAAAGATAATGATGGGGCGATAAAGAATCGAATTGCTCATCGACAATTAGCACCGTTGCTGTTTTTATTTTTAGCGGGTGGTTATACAGGTGGAGTGTTGTCTTTGGTGATGCAGCATAAACCACTGTTTGAAAGTCCTCATTTCTGGACTGGTTCGTTGGTGTTGTTTGTGTTGCTTATCAACGGCGGAATTTCTTTGAGTGGGTTTGGTGGAGATAAAAAAATTTTACGGGCGGTTCACGCTTATTTAGGGAGTGTGGCGATCGCTATCTTATTTGTCCATGCTGTTCTAGGCTTTAATTTGGGTATTTCTTTGTAA
- a CDS encoding ComEC/Rec2 family competence protein, whose translation MIQTSGVIICLGYILGLLFTAVPGSGVWILVLGIVCAVFLRRGAKPQRLLQKSANDVASNSLLLTPLPRVWLIAGLVGLLASFYFQWRVPQPTATDISQFVSSDSNNQEQLVIVRGEIASNPRLTRSQRGQFWLQVSQLDEVRNQKDTKETQKGASGKLYVTVPILKATGLHPGQEIAVTGVLYKPKAASNPGAFDFKNYLEREGTFAGLMGRQINILDEERQWGWWQIRERIVRSQVMGLDIPEGPLVSAMVLGSKAVDLPYDVRDLFVQAGLAHALAASGFQTSLILSVILQLTKRAKKVTQVSLGGLALIIFLSLTGFQPAVLRAVIMGFAALVGLALDRKVKQLGSLLLAATILLVFNPLWIWDLGFQLSFLATLGLVVSVPAITSFLDWVPPAIASLISVPLAATIWTLPLQLFVFGVVPAYSLLLNIITTPLISIISIGGIISAMFALILPGAGSFVAGFLHYPTDWLIRLVEIFSQLPGNSLVLGSISTWQLLAIYGLVFLVWLVTWWQKRWWFAGLIAIGLVLFPAWHSASTLSRVTVLEAGAEPVVVVQDRGTVTLINSGDEGTGRFTILPFLQQQGVNQVDWAIATDFQRNNNDAWLEVLQRLGIKNFYAYATNKENSLADQAIPQILQKQKGIYQLLPVGQTINLGSTVAQLINEQPMMQLQVLGQSWLLVGDVEAKEVERIMKAGGWPSPQVLWCNAESLKDLVMMLKPQVAIASSGSLETTVLSELSKTSTKVFVTAQDGAIQWMPNGEFESFTQVSESKSSVL comes from the coding sequence ATGATTCAAACTAGTGGTGTAATTATCTGCCTTGGCTACATTTTAGGATTGTTATTTACAGCAGTTCCTGGGAGTGGAGTTTGGATTTTAGTCTTAGGAATCGTGTGTGCAGTCTTTTTGAGAAGAGGGGCAAAACCACAACGACTTCTACAAAAATCAGCAAATGATGTAGCGTCTAACAGTTTACTCCTGACTCCGCTTCCACGAGTGTGGTTAATTGCTGGGTTGGTGGGGTTGTTAGCAAGTTTCTATTTTCAATGGCGTGTACCTCAACCAACAGCAACAGATATTAGTCAATTTGTCTCATCAGATAGCAATAATCAAGAACAATTGGTGATTGTGCGTGGGGAAATCGCAAGTAATCCGCGCTTGACTCGCAGCCAAAGGGGACAATTTTGGTTGCAAGTATCTCAGTTAGATGAAGTGAGAAATCAGAAAGATACGAAAGAAACTCAAAAAGGGGCAAGTGGTAAGTTATATGTAACTGTGCCTATACTCAAGGCTACTGGTTTACATCCTGGGCAAGAAATTGCGGTGACGGGGGTGTTGTATAAACCAAAGGCTGCATCAAACCCTGGGGCTTTTGATTTTAAAAATTATCTGGAACGGGAGGGGACATTTGCTGGTTTGATGGGACGGCAGATTAATATTTTGGATGAAGAACGACAATGGGGATGGTGGCAAATTCGGGAACGGATTGTGCGATCGCAAGTTATGGGGTTAGATATACCAGAAGGGCCTCTTGTGAGTGCAATGGTTTTGGGTAGCAAGGCTGTTGATTTACCTTACGATGTCCGCGATTTATTTGTACAAGCAGGATTAGCCCATGCTTTGGCGGCTTCAGGATTTCAAACTTCGCTGATTTTAAGTGTCATTTTACAGCTAACTAAGCGGGCAAAAAAGGTGACTCAGGTTAGCCTGGGTGGGTTGGCTTTGATTATTTTCCTGAGTTTAACGGGATTTCAGCCTGCTGTACTTAGGGCTGTGATTATGGGTTTTGCCGCTTTAGTGGGTTTGGCATTAGATAGGAAAGTGAAACAGTTGGGTTCGCTGTTATTAGCCGCAACTATATTATTAGTATTTAATCCTTTGTGGATTTGGGATTTAGGTTTTCAGTTGAGTTTTTTAGCGACACTGGGATTAGTGGTGAGTGTCCCAGCGATAACTAGTTTTTTAGATTGGGTTCCCCCAGCGATCGCCTCTTTGATTTCCGTTCCTCTGGCTGCTACAATTTGGACTCTACCCTTACAACTGTTTGTGTTTGGGGTTGTGCCTGCTTATAGTTTGCTGCTGAATATTATTACCACACCGTTAATCTCGATTATTAGCATTGGTGGAATTATCAGCGCGATGTTTGCATTAATTTTGCCTGGCGCTGGTAGTTTTGTGGCAGGGTTTCTCCACTATCCCACTGATTGGTTAATTAGATTAGTCGAAATTTTCAGCCAGTTACCAGGGAATTCCTTGGTTTTGGGTAGCATCTCAACTTGGCAGCTATTGGCAATTTATGGGCTAGTGTTTCTGGTTTGGTTGGTAACCTGGTGGCAGAAACGCTGGTGGTTTGCAGGTTTGATAGCTATTGGTTTGGTTTTATTTCCCGCTTGGCATTCGGCAAGTACGTTATCGCGGGTTACGGTATTAGAAGCTGGGGCGGAACCTGTTGTGGTTGTACAAGATAGAGGTACAGTTACTTTAATTAATAGTGGCGATGAAGGTACAGGGCGCTTCACGATTTTACCCTTTTTACAGCAGCAAGGTGTGAATCAAGTTGATTGGGCGATCGCTACGGATTTTCAACGGAATAATAATGATGCTTGGTTAGAAGTTCTGCAACGTCTAGGGATTAAAAACTTTTATGCTTATGCAACTAATAAGGAAAATTCTCTAGCAGATCAGGCAATCCCGCAAATATTACAAAAGCAAAAGGGAATTTATCAACTTTTACCTGTTGGGCAAACTATTAATCTTGGTTCTACGGTAGCCCAATTAATCAACGAACAACCAATGATGCAGTTGCAGGTTTTAGGACAGAGTTGGTTACTAGTGGGAGATGTGGAAGCGAAAGAAGTAGAAAGAATTATGAAAGCTGGAGGTTGGCCTAGTCCTCAAGTGTTGTGGTGTAATGCTGAGTCCTTGAAAGATTTGGTAATGATGCTTAAACCACAGGTGGCGATCGCTTCTTCTGGTAGTCTGGAGACTACGGTCTTGTCTGAACTTAGTAAAACATCAACTAAAGTTTTCGTGACAGCCCAAGATGGGGCTATTCAATGGATGCCGAATGGTGAGTTTGAATCATTTACTCAGGTGTCTGAGAGTAAGTCTTCCGTTTTGTAA
- a CDS encoding ROK family protein — MKLTLALDFGGTKLAAGLVNADSRKWLRYERRFSPINGDANTDLEIMRSLIHSLLQGETPTAIGVSFGGPVDATTGTVRLSHHVPGWENIPLKSLLEKEFGVPTSVDNDANVAALGEQHFGAGQGYDSLFYITISTGVGGGWILNGKPWRGAVGMAGEIGHIVVEPAGPICLCGKRGCVERLASGPYMAQNAKDILENQPEREDGQILRNLVGNNLNLLTGQLISEAATKGDNLAQAVLQKSAWALGVGIGNVANLINPQRFILGGSVTKAGEIWWTVLQETARFTALPEVPLEIVPAVLADDAPLWGAVALAQNL; from the coding sequence ATGAAATTAACTTTAGCGCTGGATTTTGGGGGAACGAAGCTAGCAGCAGGGTTAGTAAATGCTGATTCTAGAAAATGGTTGCGTTATGAACGTCGCTTTTCCCCAATCAATGGAGATGCTAACACAGACTTGGAAATTATGCGATCGCTCATTCATTCCTTACTCCAAGGTGAAACTCCCACCGCCATTGGTGTCAGCTTCGGCGGCCCCGTAGACGCAACCACCGGGACTGTCAGACTATCTCATCACGTCCCTGGTTGGGAAAATATTCCCCTAAAAAGCTTGCTAGAGAAAGAGTTTGGTGTCCCTACTAGTGTAGACAATGATGCCAACGTTGCGGCTTTGGGTGAACAGCACTTTGGTGCAGGTCAAGGATACGATAGCCTGTTTTACATTACCATCAGCACCGGTGTGGGTGGCGGGTGGATACTCAACGGTAAACCTTGGCGGGGTGCAGTTGGCATGGCTGGTGAAATTGGCCATATAGTTGTAGAACCTGCTGGGCCTATATGTTTATGTGGTAAGCGTGGATGCGTAGAACGTTTAGCATCAGGGCCCTACATGGCGCAAAATGCTAAAGATATTTTAGAAAATCAACCAGAACGGGAAGACGGACAAATACTCAGAAATTTGGTAGGGAATAACTTAAATTTACTTACAGGTCAACTAATCAGCGAAGCGGCTACAAAAGGAGATAATCTAGCTCAAGCTGTTTTGCAAAAATCCGCTTGGGCCTTAGGTGTAGGTATCGGTAATGTAGCCAATCTCATTAACCCCCAACGTTTTATTTTAGGTGGTAGCGTCACCAAAGCAGGGGAAATTTGGTGGACTGTATTACAAGAAACAGCCAGGTTCACAGCATTACCAGAAGTACCATTGGAAATCGTGCCAGCAGTATTAGCCGATGATGCACCATTATGGGGTGCTGTAGCTTTAGCCCAAAATCTTTAA